Part of the Nothobranchius furzeri strain GRZ-AD chromosome 2, NfurGRZ-RIMD1, whole genome shotgun sequence genome, ACtctgttgacctgtgctgtgcttcagaagtagtcagtgcatctctgcaggctttgaagcagatgagagaggagtaaagtgagacatgtttacatgcagccaatatccgggttatgatcgtgttatggtcggtattcgggtttctgagttgatgagaataacccgtttacaagcaagaGTTAACCCTAATTTGCATAACCCGTTttcaatgcggacgttggggtagcgtcaggacgtatggacgacgtcaagacgcaatatgcgtcatttccagttcatcttgttccggtatccatgaaaacaacaacatgtttcccagttcggaagagatagcgagcgcgtttgtttgcgctttattgctggtattgacccaccagcagctcttaCAACGACTGTGCGTACTGGCCTTCATTCGAAGGAGAGTACGTGAGCAAGAAATTGCAAATATAGAGAGAGCTGCGCTAAACATATCCAACATATCGACGGTACCCGTTACCAGAGCCCCGCGGACACTTTGGATGAAGGTGCGCAGTCAGGACTGGTGGGAGCGGGTTGTAATGATGGAGTTCACGGACACAGATTGGCGTGAGAATTTCCGTATGTCACGTCAATCTTTTGCAAAACTTTGTGGTATGATGGAAAGAGTGATGGAGCCCAGTGTAGTAACCATCCGCGCACCAGTGCCTACAGCAATGCGCGTTGCCATGGTGCTGTATAAACTAGCAAGCTGTGCAGAGTGTCGTTTGATAGCAAACCAATTTGGAGTGCACAAGAGCACCGTGAAGAAGATGGTGTACCTATTCTGCCACGGAATGGTCGACTCAGTCATCAAAACACTGATCCGGGTACCCACTTTGGAGGAGGCATGTGGCATTGCACAAAGATTTGAACGTGCCCACTCCATTCCTCAAATCATAGGTAAAATATTTCCTGCTCTTATGTCTTGTTCATGTCAGTAGTTTTCTGAGAGTAGGCTAAATGTGAACTATACTATGTATGTAGGCTACACTGCTGTGTGcatactttttcttttttttttactttttatcatAGGTTGTGTGGATGGGAGCCACATCCCTTGCTTGCCTCCAAGTGATGGCTACAGAGACTTCATAAACAGGAAGGGATGGCCATCCTATGTCCTCCAGGGAGTCTGTGATGACAAATACTGGTAGATGTTTTGCCATTCCCAGCTTTTGTATTCATGATTATGATTTGTATATAATGTTGACAGACACACATCACTAAGCTATATTAGAACCACTCACAAACATCAATTGAGAGGTTCTCTGTTCAAAAAAACATCACAGTTTATATGTACAAATAATTATGTCATTACTGACCTGAAATAATTTTCCTAACTTTTTGCAACAAATCAACCCGCTCCCACTACATCTTGATTCACTGTGATACATTTTCCATAGTTTTTGGAGTGTGAGCTGCAAAATGCCTGGTTCAGCACATGACGCCAATGCACTCCGCCAGTCCAATCTGTTCAACAATGCACAATCCTTCCCAAAGGTGGGTAATGCATTAAAACTTTTGGTATTTAAATGCAAGTTGGATACCTGCCACATATCTAAGATGCATTATGACATAATTTAGGAAGAATAATATTTCTATCTGTCCCactttagagagcagtgcagatcgAGGGGCAGGATGTGGATTTCTTCCTGCTGGGAGATCCTGCGTACCCACTGATGCCCTGGCTAATGAAGGGCTATCTGCAGTCCCCAAGACTGACACCACAAGAGGAAAGCTTCTACGTCTATTTGAGTTCTGCTAGAACAAGTATAGAGATAGCATTTGGTCGACTGAAATCTCGTTTCCGTGTTCTGTTGAAGCGCAGTGACTTCCATTTCACTTTTACACCATACGCGGTAGCAACCTGTTGTGCTCTACACAACTTTTGTGAGATGGAGAAGGAGTACGTTAATCCCAGATGGGCAGAGGAGGCCACATCAGGAGAAAGGCTGTTTCCACAGCCTGTGTCACAGGTCAATAGGGCTGATAACAGTGCAGCCTCAGCTATCAGACGGGCCCTAACAGATTACCTTGCTGCACGTGTCCCACTCCGTAAGTGCTTAGTAAGAGCGTGAGTGTGCAGGACGAACGGGTCTGATAGGAAACAAACAACTTTAAACTGTATGCTTGATACTTTTAAAAACGCTTTACTTTATgagttttaaaatatgtttatctGCCTTCTCCTTTGTTGCTGTGCACCTCTGAAAAAGAACAGTTATATGCAATGTTCAAATAAAATGTCAACACATACAAGTTTTCTAGTAAgtttaataaaacatttgttcTTTAATAAAGCACATAATAAAATAACATTGTGGTTTTGCTTTTTACATGTGAGGTAAAACTGAGGTTCAAGTAAGGCGCTATGGAGCACCTATCCTGCCATAATGGAGAATAAATACATAAACTACTATGGCAGGACAAGGCTCGAGATGTAAACATATTGTgtgatgggttgaaatgttctaaTTACTGTTTACTGTGTTTACCAGTATGTGTGATTTTATGAATAATAAGAAACgggttcattattgtttacattTGCATTGTTTGTCAGTACTTTTTCCGTTATGCATCTTAAACTTCATTGCAATTTAGTCGTTGTAGTAACGAAGTGTGGCCACCGGAGGGAGTCTAGCGCTAGTGAGCCTTAGAAGAGAGCACGACCCTCCTGGCTCATTCAATACACGTTTGAGCAGAGGGAATAACCTGTCCGTGTTTCTTTTATCATTCACTCCCCTTTTCAGGTAAGATTGTATGCATGAGCACACCTGTACTGTAAGATGTAACCAGACCAATGGAACGCTCGGAAATGCACTGTGTGGTAGATTTGTTGTTTACTATGTTTTGGAGCTGTTGAATAAGGTTTAGCCACCGTTAGCCGTTAGTCCATAGCCGACGATGCTAACTAGTTAAGAAGATGACGGTTGGCACTTTTCACTTGTTTCATTGTGATGACTCTGTATGAATTTGAGTTGAATTAAGTGATTCAATACACGTTTGAGCAGAGGGAATAACGTGTCCGTGTTTCTTTTATCATTCACTCCCCTTTTCAGGGGATTTACATTTGGAGGCACCGCTGGGATCGTGGTTGCGAGGCTGGAATCCTACGGTGTAGGAGAACATCCCACATAAACCATCCCATTAACAACCCGGGTAGTGGAGGGTGGAGCTGCAAGCAAGGTGACGCCAAACCAAGAGGACTGTGCATTCTGAGGTGCTAAAAAAGAAAGCTACTAGGAAGCATCAGCTCTGCGGTAACTGGCTAAAACACTAATCTTCAGCGCACCTCAACACtttgaaaaaaaacaaaaaatggatTCAGAAGTGGAAAGTCTACAGTTTGAAATTAAAGGAGCCCTCTTCCAATTTACCAGCGACCAACTGATCAAAATATGTAATTATCTTGACATTTCTGGAACAAATAATGAAAACATCATAGGGAAAAGTCGTAATTTTATTGTTTCACTGATCAGCAAGCATATTGAAAGTGACAAACTGAGCCAACTAGAAGATGCAGGAATGTCAGTACTATTGGAATTATTGGACATGATAAAAACAGTGCAGGAAGATGAGGAACAGGAGAACTTGAGCAAAGAACTAGAACAACTAAAACTCATAGTTCAACAGAAAAAAGCTGAAATGCATATGTTGGCCAATAAAAAATTAAAGGACACTGAAACCGGATTGGTCCAGGCTGCTCCTGCCTATATAAACAGCGGCTCATGGAGGAAAGACTTCAAGATTTCAGGACAAATTGGTGACCCCGGCCAAAAGGACAGATTAACATTTTCCAGCTTGGCCCGCCAAATAGAGAATGGTCTCAGCAAAGGTTACCACGAGTCAGAGATAGTGGATGCTGTTATAAGGGCAATAGTTCCTGGTCTACAGCTGCGCAGCTACTTGGAAGGAAAGAGTGATCTGTCCCTTCCCACTCTTAGGAGAATCCTTCGTTCACATTATCAAGAGAAAAGCGCAACTGAGTTATACAAACAACTTACCACAGAAGTGCAGAACAGCAGAGAAACACCACAGAACTTTGTTATTAGTGCAATGGATCTGCGACAAAGAATATTGTTTGCTTCCCAAGAGGCTGAATCTGGTCTTAAGTATGATCCGGCACTGGTACAAAGTATGTTTATGCACACAGTTCTCACTGGCCTTCAAAGtgactgcataaagactgatctccaACTACATTTGTTGAAACCAAACACCTCAGATGAGCTACTCCTTGAAGTTCTAAATATCGCCTGTGCTAATGATAAAGAAAGAcaggataagaagagagccaCAACACAGAGATTTACTGCTGTGCATGCAGTCCAGTCCAGTGACACAGGTAGTAAGAGGAAACCTGTGGAAGATCAAAATGTTACCACACTCCCCACTGATTTTCTGTCAGACCTGAAAGAAATTAAAGCAGATATGCTTTTGCTAAAGGACCTCAAAACTGAGGTTGCACAGATCAGGGAATCCATCCACAACAAAGAAGAGAAAAATAATACGCAACCTGCAGTGCGCCAAGGACCAGAGTATGGTTATCCCTATCACATGTCAAATACTCACCCACAGTTTACCACCTGGACCAGAGAGGGTGCAACGGTTCCTCGTCATCAGAGAGGGCCTCTACAGGAATACCAAGGTCCAGCTGATCCAGGATTGATGAGAGGAACTGCCCAGTTTCAACAAAGATTTGCACCACAACAATACCCGGTGCCACGTGCCAGACCGAGGTGCTATACATGCCAGGAGCAAGGAGAAAACTTCTGCCAACATTGCTACAGGTGTGGAAGTAGTGAACATTTCCAAGCTGGCTGCAGAGGGAACAGAGGCATGCATGCTACTACAAGGGAGTATCCTTTAAACGAGGGAGGGTTGCCCCCGCGGGACAGGGGGTGACCATACACACCAAGAGGTCCCTAAAATGTGCCAGTTGTGGAGGAACGGAAGGAGAAAAAAGATTTGGACAGTGTTCAGTGTGCAAAGTGATGCTCTACTGTTCCAAAGAATGCCAGGAGAGTCATTGGCCAGAACACAGAGAGACCTGTAAGCCACCCATAACAACCGTTAAAAAGACACAACTATGCAAAACAA contains:
- the LOC129156070 gene encoding uncharacterized protein, which produces MKVRSQDWWERVVMMEFTDTDWRENFRMSRQSFAKLCGMMERVMEPSVVTIRAPVPTAMRVAMVLYKLASCAECRLIANQFGVHKSTVKKMVYLFCHGMVDSVIKTLIRFSESRLNVNYTMYVGYTAVCILFLFFLLFIIGCVDGSHIPCLPPSDGYRDFINRKGWPSYVLQGVCDDKYCFWSVSCKMPGSAHDANALRQSNLFNNAQSFPKRAVQIEGQDVDFFLLGDPAYPLMPWLMKGYLQSPRLTPQEESFYVYLSSARTSIEIAFGRLKSRFRVLLKRSDFHFTFTPYAVATCCALHNFCEMEKEYVNPRWAEEATSGERLFPQPVSQVNRADNSAASAIRRALTDYLAARVPLRKIVCMSTPVLGFTFGGTAGIVVARLESYGVGEHPT